The following proteins are co-located in the Desulfoscipio sp. XC116 genome:
- a CDS encoding tyrosine-type recombinase/integrase yields the protein MRATNESVVIARHINAFLNEYVPSQKTRSAHTLKAYSDGLSLYVGFLETEKGIKASTLNGACFCAVNIEEWLVWLMESRTCSPETCNNRLASLRAFLKYLGGRDVSYLHLSQGASQIERRKAHAKKVTGMSKKAVSALLEAPDPTTKAGRRDIALMVVMYSTAARIDEILSMKVEQLHLDVDKPNITVIGKRGKIRTLYLLPKATAHLRAYIKDFHGSAPNPSSFVFYSRNTGSTGKMSQNAVNKQLRKHAQVARSVCDEVPTDIHAHQLRHAKASHWLEDGMNIVQISFLLGHAQLQTTMVYLDITTEQEAKALATLEDDNDKSTPKKWRNADGTLSMFCGVRAMKR from the coding sequence ATGAGAGCTACTAACGAGTCCGTCGTTATTGCGAGGCACATTAACGCTTTTCTGAACGAATATGTTCCTTCCCAGAAGACCAGGAGCGCCCACACATTGAAAGCATATAGTGATGGGCTCAGTTTATATGTCGGCTTTCTTGAAACGGAAAAAGGCATAAAAGCAAGCACTCTCAACGGTGCTTGCTTTTGCGCCGTTAACATTGAGGAATGGCTTGTTTGGCTGATGGAGAGTCGTACGTGCAGCCCTGAAACATGCAACAATCGGTTGGCTTCGCTTAGGGCTTTTCTCAAGTACCTAGGCGGCAGAGACGTTTCATACCTTCACTTGTCGCAGGGCGCGTCACAGATTGAGCGAAGGAAAGCACACGCCAAAAAAGTGACTGGCATGAGTAAAAAAGCGGTGAGTGCCTTGCTTGAAGCCCCTGATCCGACTACAAAAGCTGGTCGCAGGGATATTGCCTTGATGGTCGTCATGTACAGCACCGCCGCACGGATAGACGAAATATTGTCTATGAAAGTTGAGCAACTACACTTGGATGTTGATAAGCCAAACATCACAGTCATCGGCAAGAGGGGCAAAATCCGAACGTTGTATTTGTTGCCAAAGGCCACAGCCCACCTTAGGGCGTACATCAAGGATTTTCACGGATCAGCACCTAATCCGTCATCTTTCGTGTTCTACTCAAGGAACACGGGTTCTACAGGGAAGATGAGCCAAAATGCTGTGAACAAACAGCTTCGCAAGCACGCACAAGTGGCGCGATCAGTCTGCGACGAAGTCCCCACAGACATTCACGCCCATCAGCTGAGGCACGCCAAAGCCTCTCACTGGTTGGAAGATGGTATGAATATCGTCCAAATATCTTTCCTCCTTGGTCACGCTCAGCTTCAAACGACGATGGTTTATTTAGACATAACCACTGAGCAGGAGGCAAAGGCATTAGCAACGCTCGAAGATGATAACGACAAATCTACACCTAAAAAGTGGCGCAATGCAGACGGCACCTTGTCCATGTTCTGCGGTGTGCGAGCAATGAAGCGGTAA
- a CDS encoding TrmO family methyltransferase, producing MEKMTVKPVGKIVNNQSETHIVLNRSYLPALEVLESFGYLQVFWWFSGCDNEASRTKLSVKSPYTHGPALLGTFATRSPERPNPLALSCAQVTYIDKENAVIGLAYIDADNDSPVLDIKPYIPSLDRVEAPIVPQWCSHWPKSCEKSGDFDWKSEFNF from the coding sequence ATGGAAAAAATGACGGTAAAACCAGTTGGAAAAATTGTTAACAATCAGTCTGAAACGCATATCGTTTTGAACAGATCATATCTGCCTGCCTTGGAAGTGTTGGAGAGCTTTGGTTATCTGCAGGTATTCTGGTGGTTCAGCGGCTGCGACAATGAGGCTTCGCGGACAAAGCTTTCGGTAAAAAGTCCTTATACCCATGGTCCCGCTCTTCTTGGCACCTTTGCGACCCGTTCGCCGGAACGCCCTAATCCCCTGGCGCTTTCCTGCGCCCAGGTAACCTATATAGACAAGGAGAACGCCGTGATCGGATTGGCATACATTGACGCCGACAACGACAGCCCCGTATTGGACATCAAACCCTATATCCCCAGTCTTGACCGTGTGGAGGCACCTATTGTCCCCCAATGGTGCAGCCATTGGCCCAAAAGCTGTGAAAAGTCCGGCGATTTTGACTGGAAAAGCGAATTTAACTTTTAA
- a CDS encoding tyrosine-type recombinase/integrase yields the protein MNTQNLRDNYPKLIGYMERAGYSATYIIKVRREINHILSRADSNGWTSYKDIYQEYANKSTSRSYLRNILNCLGIIERFDNRGQYPDGRHRQQIIKRGLYHLLLPEFKAVVDCYRASESRRNKKATTIICEASHGASFLYALQQKGINTFGAITEADVLSVFIGEDDTLRRSCSYKKDIAAVLKACIRENPEYSEFTRILAYLPELREHRKNIQYLKPDETDQIKQALENEYSRLSLRDRAVGSLVLYTGLRCCDIAGLKVNDIDWEKELICIKQQKTGAPLELPLSVIVGNAVYDYLVSKRPETECEFIFISENRPYGRLLSGSIGNISDKIMKAANIRQNAGDSKGFHMFRHRVATELLGGGVPQPVISKALGHTSPDSLEAYLSADFKHLKECALSIERFPVPEGVFAHE from the coding sequence ATGAATACACAAAATCTAAGGGATAATTATCCCAAACTAATCGGCTACATGGAAAGGGCCGGTTATAGTGCCACATATATAATAAAAGTGCGGCGCGAGATAAACCACATTCTCTCCAGGGCGGATTCAAATGGTTGGACGTCGTACAAGGATATTTATCAAGAGTACGCGAATAAATCCACTTCCCGGAGCTATCTGCGCAACATACTAAATTGCCTTGGTATTATTGAGCGATTTGACAATCGCGGTCAGTACCCTGATGGACGGCATCGGCAGCAGATCATCAAGCGCGGCCTGTATCACTTGTTGTTGCCGGAGTTCAAAGCGGTAGTTGACTGTTATCGGGCATCAGAAAGCAGGCGGAACAAGAAGGCAACCACGATCATATGCGAAGCGAGTCACGGCGCGAGTTTTTTGTACGCTTTACAGCAGAAAGGCATTAATACTTTCGGTGCGATTACAGAGGCGGATGTGTTATCTGTTTTCATTGGCGAGGACGACACACTGCGCCGGAGCTGCTCATACAAAAAAGACATCGCAGCAGTTCTCAAAGCCTGCATAAGGGAGAACCCTGAATACTCTGAGTTTACGAGAATACTGGCTTACCTGCCTGAATTGCGCGAACACCGCAAGAACATCCAGTATTTGAAGCCGGATGAAACGGATCAGATAAAACAGGCTCTCGAAAATGAGTATTCGAGGCTTTCGCTCAGAGACAGGGCGGTTGGTTCACTGGTTCTTTATACCGGGCTGCGTTGCTGTGACATTGCAGGTCTGAAAGTCAATGATATTGATTGGGAAAAAGAGCTAATCTGTATCAAACAGCAGAAGACTGGCGCTCCCCTTGAGTTGCCGCTTTCTGTTATAGTAGGCAATGCCGTCTATGACTATCTTGTGTCCAAACGCCCGGAAACCGAGTGTGAATTCATATTTATCTCTGAAAATCGGCCATATGGGCGTTTGTTGAGCGGAAGCATCGGCAATATTTCCGACAAGATAATGAAAGCCGCAAACATCAGACAAAACGCTGGCGACAGCAAGGGATTTCACATGTTTCGCCACCGCGTGGCAACAGAGCTTCTTGGCGGCGGTGTCCCGCAACCTGTTATCAGCAAAGCACTTGGTCATACGTCCCCCGATTCCCTGGAAGCATATCTCAGCGCCGACTTTAAACATCTCAAAGAGTGTGCGCTCAGTATAGAACGGTTTCCAGTGCCGGAGGGGGTGTTTGCACATGAGTGA
- a CDS encoding YcdB/YcdC domain-containing protein, with protein MEHRYDKFREKASSIVPIPENYHLLVEDNVADERFFIWEDPQHPEADIKVTLDLQTGALMKLLVGEKQDNAHTDTDCATPSAGQAKRTADEFIKQYLPDLRGEYTWVYIEAGRRHMHISYRQETGGLPLPFTGCDCIVDSGGNITDFEHYGRKNKPAWPASIADVKTVKQQIVGDLRMKLCIVRLYPSMHEVEDLEYRLVYEPAPCFRSFNAVTGRDLFGPDHYWMPHSHPVPPPQTVPEQQDNNIEELIGVDPHLFVLVREQEDEKSIRYVWKEKEHAHQPAAIAEDRSFKAYWRKKLPGIWLLGNSIVAVVEKSTGRLRQLYKDYACAGNLALSRDECLEKALHFLQRVFPEYPHYLRLQENEEPEDGQRPDREFFAFDIYVNGIPIHLETVRVGVHTATGEIGIYSGVSFEMISMLAGRNFQPGITEQEALKLYLGHLDVELVWLERKEEDFCGYQLIYRPTTSADRTVSTPEYGERRGVQYIDACSGKLIWSGVVKK; from the coding sequence ATGGAACATAGATACGACAAATTTCGGGAAAAAGCGTCGTCCATTGTTCCCATCCCCGAGAATTACCATTTGCTAGTTGAAGACAACGTAGCGGATGAAAGGTTTTTTATTTGGGAGGACCCTCAACATCCGGAAGCCGATATTAAAGTAACCTTAGATTTGCAAACAGGCGCACTGATGAAATTATTAGTCGGCGAGAAGCAAGATAACGCTCATACCGATACGGATTGTGCCACCCCCTCTGCCGGTCAGGCAAAAAGAACTGCTGATGAATTTATCAAGCAATATCTGCCTGATCTCCGGGGAGAATATACGTGGGTTTATATCGAAGCAGGCCGGCGCCATATGCATATCAGCTACCGGCAGGAAACAGGCGGCCTGCCCCTTCCTTTCACGGGATGCGACTGTATCGTGGACAGCGGTGGGAACATTACGGACTTTGAGCATTACGGCCGCAAAAATAAACCGGCGTGGCCGGCGTCTATTGCTGATGTAAAAACAGTTAAACAGCAAATAGTGGGAGACCTGCGCATGAAGCTGTGCATTGTGCGCCTCTACCCATCTATGCACGAAGTTGAAGACCTGGAATACCGTCTGGTTTACGAGCCGGCGCCGTGCTTCCGTTCTTTTAACGCGGTAACGGGTCGCGATCTTTTTGGGCCTGATCACTATTGGATGCCGCACAGCCATCCCGTACCCCCTCCGCAGACAGTACCGGAGCAACAGGACAATAATATCGAAGAATTGATCGGTGTCGATCCTCATTTGTTTGTCTTGGTTCGAGAGCAGGAAGACGAAAAAAGTATTCGCTATGTCTGGAAGGAAAAAGAGCATGCGCATCAACCGGCTGCAATCGCGGAAGATCGTTCCTTTAAGGCATACTGGCGCAAGAAGCTCCCTGGCATATGGTTGTTGGGTAACTCCATTGTAGCCGTGGTCGAAAAAAGCACCGGGCGCCTTCGCCAATTGTATAAAGACTATGCTTGCGCAGGAAACCTTGCACTGAGCCGGGATGAATGCTTGGAGAAGGCGTTGCATTTCTTGCAGCGTGTCTTTCCCGAGTACCCGCATTATCTCCGACTTCAGGAAAATGAAGAACCGGAGGATGGCCAACGTCCGGACCGGGAATTTTTTGCTTTTGACATTTACGTTAACGGTATCCCCATACACTTGGAAACTGTAAGGGTAGGTGTGCATACCGCGACCGGAGAGATTGGCATTTACAGTGGTGTTTCTTTTGAAATGATTTCGATGCTGGCCGGGCGTAATTTCCAGCCCGGAATTACTGAACAAGAGGCGTTAAAACTCTATTTGGGACATTTGGATGTGGAACTGGTATGGCTTGAACGCAAGGAAGAAGATTTTTGCGGGTATCAGTTGATTTATCGCCCGACAACCTCAGCGGATCGAACTGTCTCTACCCCTGAATATGGTGAACGGCGTGGAGTTCAATATATTGATGCGTGCAGCGGCAAACTGATCTGGAGCGGAGTTGTGAAAAAATAG
- a CDS encoding AAA family ATPase, producing the protein MSPLIVDEAHLLDKEMLEEVRFLLNFKMDAQSPMALILVGQSELWDKFQLQAYAAIRQRIDLQCKLPHLDRAQVGEYINRHLAYAGAEHDIFSDNAVDEIFRYFSGAARLVNKVCSHCMLYGAQNGRRIIDDRMVKLVIQGELL; encoded by the coding sequence GTGTCGCCGCTTATCGTAGACGAAGCGCATCTTTTGGACAAAGAAATGTTAGAAGAGGTAAGGTTCCTTTTAAACTTTAAAATGGATGCCCAAAGCCCTATGGCACTAATTTTGGTGGGTCAGAGCGAACTGTGGGATAAGTTCCAGCTTCAAGCGTACGCCGCCATCCGCCAACGAATTGACCTGCAGTGCAAACTGCCGCACCTGGATCGAGCCCAGGTCGGGGAATATATTAATCGGCACCTGGCTTATGCCGGTGCCGAACACGATATCTTTTCAGATAATGCGGTTGATGAAATTTTTCGGTATTTCAGCGGTGCGGCCAGGCTTGTTAACAAGGTCTGCAGCCATTGCATGCTCTATGGAGCTCAAAACGGCCGTCGGATTATCGATGATCGCATGGTGAAGTTGGTTATCCAGGGAGAATTGTTATAA
- a CDS encoding tyrosine-type recombinase/integrase has product MSEFISSIAPLMRAFVAFRKASGRWNEASYEVNLSLFDKYCDKHFPNVSELSQDMADSWCAQRETEANNSCRSRIYPVVSFIRYLRKRGMTFVTEPTVPQKEPRDYIPHAFTEAELQNFFMACDSISADPPTEEQLSRRITVPVFFRLLYSSGIRTNEARALMREDVDLDSGVVNIRYSKGHAQHYIVLHDSMLLLMRQYDGAIDKMYPNRVYFFPARKRNGGFHRASWVQRNFHKVWRQHNCGNVVPYELRHNYAVENINGWTGVGFDFNAKLLYLSKSMGHSVLESTKYYYSLVPGLADIIEAQTDEGDVIPEVNYESY; this is encoded by the coding sequence ATGAGTGAGTTCATATCCTCCATTGCACCGCTCATGCGTGCGTTTGTTGCCTTTCGGAAGGCTTCTGGACGTTGGAATGAAGCCTCTTACGAAGTTAATCTGAGTCTGTTCGACAAGTATTGTGATAAGCATTTTCCCAATGTTTCTGAGTTGTCACAGGACATGGCGGATTCATGGTGCGCCCAGCGCGAAACGGAAGCAAACAATTCATGCCGATCAAGAATATATCCTGTTGTCAGCTTCATACGTTATCTGCGCAAACGCGGGATGACTTTCGTTACGGAGCCAACAGTACCACAAAAAGAGCCGAGAGACTATATCCCACACGCGTTTACTGAAGCGGAACTACAGAACTTCTTTATGGCTTGTGACTCAATATCCGCCGATCCGCCCACAGAAGAACAGTTGTCGCGGCGGATAACAGTCCCCGTATTCTTCCGGCTGCTGTATTCAAGTGGAATCCGAACGAATGAGGCACGGGCGCTGATGCGTGAAGACGTCGACCTTGACAGCGGTGTTGTGAACATCCGCTACTCCAAGGGTCATGCGCAGCATTATATTGTGCTGCATGATTCTATGCTTTTATTGATGCGGCAGTACGATGGAGCCATTGATAAAATGTACCCGAACCGGGTCTACTTCTTTCCTGCCAGAAAAAGAAACGGAGGCTTCCACAGAGCATCCTGGGTACAACGAAATTTCCACAAAGTGTGGCGTCAGCATAACTGCGGAAACGTTGTCCCATACGAACTCCGACATAATTATGCCGTTGAGAACATCAACGGTTGGACGGGCGTAGGGTTTGATTTTAACGCGAAACTGCTTTACCTTAGCAAGAGCATGGGTCATAGCGTTTTGGAAAGTACGAAATACTACTATTCGCTTGTTCCTGGGCTGGCCGACATCATTGAAGCTCAAACCGACGAGGGCGATGTCATCCCGGAGGTGAACTATGAGAGCTACTAA
- a CDS encoding tyrosine-type recombinase/integrase, producing the protein MHESTARFESELPEHLPKKRDILEVYSDEEHDKVLKYLESGNVSFRNKALSLIALETGMRAVDICNLKLGDIDWGHDYIHIVQEKTGKSINIPLVSSIGNALIDYLLSERPASDSEYVFLSDNAPYAPLKTHSGCRNVLLHIILDAGIKANGRIYGTRITRHSTASRMLRHGIPLSVISETPGHGNPNSVMVLYLSTENAKLAECTLPIPEVCHD; encoded by the coding sequence ATGCACGAATCCACCGCAAGATTCGAATCAGAACTACCGGAACACTTACCAAAGAAAAGAGACATCCTTGAAGTTTATTCCGATGAAGAGCATGATAAGGTGTTAAAATATCTGGAATCAGGAAATGTTTCATTTAGAAACAAAGCGCTCAGCCTAATTGCGCTTGAAACAGGTATGCGCGCTGTGGATATCTGCAATCTCAAGCTGGGAGATATCGACTGGGGACATGATTACATCCATATCGTTCAAGAAAAAACAGGAAAATCAATAAATATACCGCTTGTGTCATCTATTGGAAATGCGCTCATCGACTACCTGCTTTCAGAGCGCCCGGCATCGGACTCTGAATATGTCTTCCTTTCAGATAATGCACCATATGCACCATTGAAAACACACTCAGGCTGCAGAAATGTGCTGCTCCATATCATATTGGATGCCGGCATTAAAGCAAACGGCAGAATTTATGGCACAAGAATTACAAGACATAGCACCGCTTCAAGGATGCTCCGGCACGGAATTCCCCTGTCTGTGATCTCTGAAACCCCCGGGCATGGAAATCCAAACAGTGTCATGGTGTTGTATCTTTCCACCGAGAATGCAAAGCTTGCCGAATGCACGCTTCCTATTCCGGAGGTGTGCCATGATTAA